A window of Desulfobacterales bacterium contains these coding sequences:
- a CDS encoding alpha-amylase family glycosyl hydrolase, whose amino-acid sequence MTLQNKIQLITYPDSLGHNLPELHYVLRKYLRKAVGGVHLLPFYPSSADRGFAPLTYDEVDPAFGSWEDVDKIGRDFDMVIDFMVNHISRQSLFFQDYIENGAVSPYADMFLSFRKISPNGEISDADLAKVYTRKPRHPYTVIERSDGSKEKIWCTFDYEQIDLDYTSAVTREVMRKFLIRLARSSAKLIRLDAIAYTTFKVGTNCFF is encoded by the coding sequence ATGACACTGCAAAATAAAATTCAGCTCATCACCTATCCGGACAGTCTGGGGCATAATCTGCCTGAACTTCATTATGTCCTGCGAAAATATCTCCGCAAAGCAGTCGGAGGGGTACACCTTTTACCTTTCTATCCGTCTTCGGCGGACCGGGGATTCGCACCGTTGACTTATGACGAGGTTGATCCCGCTTTCGGAAGTTGGGAAGATGTCGATAAAATCGGTCGCGATTTTGACATGGTCATTGATTTCATGGTCAATCATATTTCCCGTCAATCCTTGTTCTTTCAGGACTATATCGAAAACGGCGCTGTGTCCCCGTATGCCGACATGTTTTTAAGCTTCAGAAAAATCAGTCCCAACGGCGAAATCAGCGATGCCGATCTGGCCAAAGTATATACCCGCAAGCCCCGCCATCCCTATACGGTGATAGAACGTTCCGACGGCTCCAAAGAAAAAATTTGGTGTACCTTTGACTATGAACAAATTGATCTGGATTACACTTCTGCCGTCACCCGGGAAGTCATGCGCAAGTTCCTGATTCGGTTGGCCCGCAGCAGCGCCAAATTAATCCGATTAGACGCCATTGCTTACACCACCTTCAAAGTTGGAACCAACTGTTTTTTCTAG
- the gtfA gene encoding sucrose phosphorylase, with protein MTRTFDTDVLPEVHEHYSYQFKLAEKGYWSYDFALPLLVLNALYHHTNKKLVEWLRICPHKQITALDTHDGIGVVDVRDLLAPEDIDRTIEGLYQKGSNVKRIYSGPEYQNLDIYQVNCTYYSALESNDDSYLTARTIQFFAPGIPQVYYVGLLAGENDIEMVEKTQSGRNINRHNYDLDEIQTATEKPAVKRLLKLMEFRNTFPAFNGEFRIHDSDESELVLSWTMEGYQATAIIDLANYQTRIQYHDAAAGHSDEFRV; from the coding sequence CTGACGAGAACGTTTGATACCGACGTATTGCCCGAGGTGCACGAGCATTACAGCTATCAGTTCAAGTTGGCGGAAAAAGGGTACTGGTCCTATGATTTTGCGCTGCCCCTGCTGGTTCTCAATGCTCTCTATCATCATACCAACAAAAAACTCGTCGAGTGGCTGCGGATCTGCCCTCACAAACAGATAACGGCTCTTGATACCCACGATGGTATCGGTGTCGTCGATGTTCGGGATCTTCTGGCCCCTGAAGATATCGACCGCACCATTGAAGGGCTCTATCAAAAAGGCTCCAATGTCAAACGGATATATTCCGGACCGGAATATCAAAATTTGGACATCTATCAGGTCAACTGTACTTACTACTCAGCCCTGGAATCAAATGACGATTCCTATTTGACGGCGCGTACCATCCAGTTTTTTGCGCCGGGTATTCCGCAGGTTTACTATGTCGGCTTGCTGGCGGGAGAAAATGACATTGAGATGGTTGAGAAAACGCAATCGGGCAGAAATATCAACCGACATAACTATGATCTTGATGAAATTCAGACGGCCACGGAAAAACCGGCGGTCAAGCGGTTATTAAAATTAATGGAATTCCGCAACACCTTTCCGGCCTTCAACGGAGAATTCAGGATCCACGATTCAGATGAAAGTGAACTTGTGCTCTCCTGGACGATGGAGGGTTATCAAGCGACGGCTATAATCGATTTGGCCAACTATCAAACCAGAATTCAGTACCATGATGCGGCGGCCGGTCACAGTGATGAATTTAGGGTTTGA